Below is a genomic region from Desulfobacter sp..
AACTGCCGTTATACTCTTTGGATGCACTGGATTCATACCATGAGTCATGTTCGGAATATCCTGAATCCTTATTGTCAATTACAATTTCAGATCCTGTGCCTGGAACATCCACCTCAATGCCTATGGGTAGAACCGTCTGTCTTAATCCTGAATTAATGGAATAAAATCCCACATATACCCAGTCAAGATTATAAATAGCTCCTGCAACAGCCGCCTTTGCCGTGAGTTCCCGCTTTCTGTAAAAAGAAAACCAATTGGCAAAATTCTGAAGGTCCTGGGCATCTGTGACATAGCTTAAAAAGGTATCATCTTCATCATACCGGCTTGCCTTTACGCCATTGGGGATTGCTGCCCCGGTTTTCAGGTAGAGCTCGCCATTGTCCATGGTGTTGTCATTGTCATGATCGGTGAACAGGTAATAGGCCCTGACACCTGCAACAAAATTCACCAGATAAACATCCTCTCCCGTATCCTGTACACCATCTGAATCAGTATCATCTAGGACAAAATAATGGGCGTTTTTTACAGAGACGGTTCCCCCGGATCCGGCCGTTAAAGCGTAATACTCTCCTTCCATGTTAAACTTGGAACTTGAAGAGTTGGTATTATAGGGGTTGGACCATGGCGTTGAGGTGTCAGCATCATTCATCTTGGGCCAGGGCGAATAAATGGCATTGGCATCAAAAAAAAGTTTGTTATAGCCAGCCCATTGCCCTTTCCACATCCTGCGCTCAGTGGAGTTCAGGATATAGTCTGAGTTATATGCCCTGTCCTGGTAGGAATTGATAAAGGCAGAATCTGGATACAAATAAAATTCCCCTTCAAACTTACCATCGCTTTGGGGGGTCATAAATTCCCAGTCCATGGACCCTGAATTATCAAGAACAAACATGACATTGGCAGGCGCTGCCTGGACTTTGGTTTCCATGGGAACGTTGGATATATCATCAGCACAAACGGCCAACAAGACATCAACCGGCGCAAGCATGATTATACAAGCCAACCAGAGGGTCAGCCTGAAAATAAGTTTATTTTCCAATCTTAAGGTTTTCAATCGCTTGCCTTTCATCATGCCTCCTAAATTACGTTTGGCTTTACCGGCTTTAAAAGTTCAGGTAAGGATTAAGCTAAATATGCAAAAAACGAACCACGACCTTTTAAAGCCTTCGGCTCGGTGCTGATCAAAAGCGTTTTAAATACCCGATTTCGATGACTGCACTTCCATTGTTGGAAGCCGATTTTCCATAGACGGCAAACTCGTAAAGCCTTGATGAGCCGATATCCAGAGAACTGCCATCTCTGAGGCCTTCAGCAATGGTTGAAAAACTTGAATTGTCAATGTTGGTAATGGAAGAGGTGCCGGCATTGTCTGACGCCCCGCCTGCCGTGATCCAGTTGTCAGCATTTGAAAAATCTATGGTTCCGTCATCCGGGTGAACCCAGGCTTTATTGGTATATTCAGGAATCAGTTCACTTGAATTATTTTCTTTTTCCAAATAAAAGGCACCCTCATTGGCGCAGGATTCTGCATGGTAAAAATTGGTCTGATAAATGCGTTCATTTCTGACAATCTGGTATTCAGTGGAGGTGGTATTGATCGAACTTAATCCCATAACGGTTAAAACGGACAAGAGAATCAATGCCAGGAGCAGAACAGATCCCTTTTCATTGTTTAAAATCGGGTCTTTTTTAAAAATTAATGGCTTCATTTTAATTTTATATCCCTGATTTGATAAAGGTGATATTTGATCTGATCTTCTGTTCATTGTCTTTTACCCTTAAATTGATTTCCTTTACATCATCGGTTCCATCCGTATCAAGATCAATTCCCGTCACCTTGTATTCCAGGGTAAATCCGGCAGGAACGGTATCCAGGTCAGCAGTGGTGACCACGGTATACCCGTCTGCCGTGGAGGCACCGGCATTTGTTATGGAGTTATAGCCGGCCATCACAAAGGATTCAACCTGGCTTTGGGCCGTGAGATTGGCGTCGGTAAATTTAACGGTATCTGCATTGCCCTGAATGGAACTGATGTGCAGGGCGCATTCCCATTTTCCCGGTTATACCGCTGGCACTGGATTGTGCATGTTTGCCATCTGCTTCAGGCAGTTCCAACGCCCTGCTTTATAAAATGATCGCAGCATAATCATTTTTTCTGCATTCTCCCGATACCAAAAGATGCATGGACCTTTAAGACGTAAATTCACGACTCTCCGAATCGAACTTTCAATAGCACCGCTGCCAATAGGTAAGTTCAACGCTTTTACAGTTGAGAAATTAAGCCTCAGTTCATTGCGCACAAAATAATCCCGTTCCGTCTTGATAGCCTTACTGTTTCTGCCTCTACAAAGCTTCTGGACGGCCTGTACCACCTCAATCGCCTTTCCCTTCAGCAGAAGACCTCGCTGCTTCGATACCCAGCGTTTGCGTTCCTTGGATGACCAGGTCTTCCTTAAGCCTGCTACTGTACCCAGATGCTCAACTGCATGGTAGAAATCGAGAAGTTCATACACACGCTCAGGAGCCAAACCCAATGCTTTTAGCAGTCCGGGGATTCGATTCCAAATCCAATGTGCCCCATCTGCAACAAACAGTATTTTGTCTGAGTTCTGAATATGAAGGGAGTTCAAATAACCCTTTAACAAGTGGAATACACCATCCGGTCCATTGAAACAGCCATCAATAAATGGTGAAAAGCTTTTTTCTTGTTTTCTATGGGCGTCCACTACATAAATGATCAAAAGCTTGGGTTCTCGCCATGCCCCACGAAATCGGGTTCTATCCTTTTGGGTTTTTGGTCCCCTTTTCTTCTCTCTGAGCCGAGTGCGGCCACCATCAGTGCTGATAACGACTCGCCGCCCTTCAAGTAAATCTCCATCATTTAATGGGATTCGGCCCGCTTGTTGTTCGGCTCGAGCCCGCTCTGCGTACCGATAGGTCAGTTTACGGATGACCTTTATACCCAACGTCATCCCACGGTCACAAAGCACTTGACGGACTTCTTCAAAAGAACTTAATAAGGCTGACCAAGAACTCACCATAGAAGCCAAAGCAGGCGAGCAGCGATCATGGATTCCAAGAAGGATTAAACCAGCGTATGCACCTTTATATCTTTTTCCTTTTCGGCGGTCACAGGACCTTCGATAGTATCGAACATGAATATCAACCGAACTATCTGTACAAAGCTGAATCCAAACGGTCTCAAGCCCTTCGCTTTTCATCCGTCCCGGCCAATTGGACATCAATTCTTTTTCTTGGTCGACCTGTTCAGAGGAATCTACTGAGGCCTGGATCTTTTTTTTAAAAAAAAAGCGCTTATCCGATTTGTATACTCAAGGATTTCCTGCTCCATCTGTTCTAATTCGTTAGCGTTACGAACCAAGCGATTTGGATCTTCTTCCAGTTCTTTGAGGCATGCAAGGACTTCATCAACAGTATTACAATCTTCAGCTTTCTTCATTAGCACAATCCATTTATGTTCATTTCAGCGTAACAGAGGATATCATTCTTTTTGCTCTAAAAGACAGGCCTTTTTAAAACCGGGAAAATGGGAATGCGCCCGATGTGCATGCTCATGATCCCCAGCATTCCAATGGAAAGGATGGCCAAGGCAATCATCAGTTCAATCAGGGTAAATCCGGCCTGGATTTTGATATGGTTTTTATTTTTCATCTGCAAACATCCCGGCTAAAGATTTAAATTTCTGCACTGAATAATGGTGGTGACATTCCGTGTGGAATTTTGAACCGTACGGTCCACTTCTCCTGTCCCGACCTTGGCCGTAATATTGAGCTGCACAGCAGCAATATTATTGATAACCGTTGTGGCATTTCCGCTCGAATCAAGATAAGAGATGGTAAAATTGGTATCATCGATATTTTCGGCTATGGCTGCGACATTGGCCGTACCGATTTTCATTCCAAGATCCAAGTCATTGTCAGCATAGGCATCGTAAAGATAAAAAGAGATGGTCGAAAGCTCTCCTTTTTCACCAACAACACCGTCAGTTCCGTTTAAAACCCCATCCCCGTCCGTATCTTCTGCATTGTCTTTTCCGTCATCATCTGTCACATAGGAAAAGGTCAAAGCATTGGCCTGGTTGCTTCCGTTTCCCGCATTAATAATACCGGCATTGGAATCTCCATTATAAGGATCATATCCGGCCATGCGAATCTCCCGGGTCATGATATAAATGCCTGACCTGATATTCTGCTGCATGGCAACCACCTGCTCCTGGCCCATATGGGCCTCCTGCTGCCCTAGAAAACTTGAAATCAGGCCTGCTGCAACAATACCAACCAATGCCATGGTCACAAGCAGTTCAATCAGGGTAAACCCCTTATTGTTGAATCCTTTTTGCTGTTTTGTCTTGTCCATGGATCCCCCTATTCCACCCTGATATTCCCGGCAGTGTTGATAACAACCTTTTTAGAATTTCCTCCTGCAAGCGTGAGGGTAATAGTGCCATTGCCCAGTCCGTCACTTGGCAGCCCCCTGCCGTTGAATCCGAATTCATTATCTGCATAATTGGAGGTGAGCGTCAGATAAGTTTTAAGCTCAATGGTCTTGAGTTCTTCTCCGACATCATAATCCGCATTATTGTTTGCATCCAGAAAGGTAATGTACTGGGACTTGCCTCCGGTCTGGCGAATGGCAATCCTGATTTCTTTATTTTCCTTTACTGCCATGAGTTTTATATTCTGAATGGCGGCAACCAACCCTCTTGCCGCGCTTCTAAGCTGATATTCTTTGATCATCCCGCCCATATTAGGAAGTGCTATCGCGGAAAGAACAGCAATCATGGATAAAACAATGACAAGTTCTATCACCGTGAATCCTGATTCCTTTGTTTTATGGGCTGTTGATTTTATCATGTTCACCTTTTGATATGCAAAATGAATGCAATGGCTTTGGATAAATAAAAATATATCTAAAAATTAAGGGTTAAGGGTTTTAAGCGTACACTTATCTTTACTCAGCACACTCTTTGAATTTGATCATATTTGGTTAAATATCATGTCAACTGATTAAATATCACCAATGTTATTTTTTCTGAAAACAAATAATTCAAAATCAATTCTATTCCCATTGGCTAAATAAAATCGAATATTTAAAATTTAATAAAGTATACAAAGATGACCCGATTTTTTCAATTTTTTTATCTTAAATATTAGGCTCTTGGGTTTTCCAGGCCCGGCCGTTTTCCAATTCTTTGGTTTGTACTTTAATTTCTCTGGCAAAGGCAGCCCTTATTTCCTCCTCGGATAAGGGTAAAATCGGATAAGCATCCTTTTGAATACTATCCAGCATGGAGAAAATATCCTCCAAAGAAAAATGTTCAAGTACTTTGAGAGTTTGTTCCTCTGCTTTTGCCATATCTTTCTGGCCGAAATAGTTTTGAATCAGGGCAATACCGATGTACAGCTGATTGGGAGAATTGAGGGAAATGGCTTTATTCAGATAGTGCTCTGCCCTGGCATACTCATTGTTCACCATATTGGCATACCCAAAATAGGTGATAGCATCAAGGTCAAAAGGATCTTTTAAAATGGCTTCAAGCCCACTTTTTAAAGCAGGCTTTAATTGATGATCTTTCAGATATATCAAGGTCCTTAGGTTTAACCCCATCTGATTCAAATTTTTATGCTTGATATTTTGTAATATAGCCTTTGCAGCAGTCTCTATTTTGTCAGCCTTAACCAAAAGTTGAAGATAGCCGGCTATATTTTCTTTTAGAGGAAAAACTTCGATTGCTTTTTGTCTATATTTGATTGCCTTTTCAATCTCGCCCTTTTTCTCATATCCAAGACCTAAATTAACATAGGCCACCATTTTTGAATAGGCAGGCTTGCTATTATTTTTTTCCAGAGATTCCTTATTCAACTCTATGACAAAATCCCAGTCTTTTTGAAATTGAACATGAAAGGCTGAATAATTTTGGTACGGCCTGGATCTGCCAGGTGCTTTTTCCAGAGCAGAAAGCCAGAGGCTTTTTTCGGTTTTCCATTCAATATTTCTAAGATAGGTTCCCATTCCCAAAATAAAAATAAAACAGGTAAGAAGTATCGAAGAAAGAACGAGCATAAATCTATTATTTTTTTGGATTTTAAGGTCTTTGAAATAGCTGACGCAAAAAAAAGACAAGGGCAGAAAGAAAAACATGGAAGGGATATAATTACGATGTTCAAATACAAGTTCGAGGTCAAGTATAGTGGATTCTACCATATGATTTAAAAAGAAAAACAATAGGGCAAATCCAAGCAAGGGCTGTTTTTTTAAGGCTGCAACACCCGTTAAAATCAAACCTATGACAAATAAAATTGAACTAAGCGTTGTCCAGGGTGATATAAGCCCTGTGGACAAGTTAAAATCATGCTCTATGGAAAAGAGGGATGCCACAGGATAGACAAGTTGATAAAGATAAAAACAAAGAATCCTTGATTCGGTCATCAAACGCTGAACCGGAGTATACCGCCTTTGGGAATAGTTTTGGAATAATTCATTAATGTCTCCGCCGGTATAGACAAAGGCGACCATACCAAAAAATAGGCCGAGTATAAGAAAACTTAAGAGAACCTTCGGTCTAAATATTTTTTTTGCTGTAATCTTCTGGAAAAAAAATAATTCAACCAGCAAAGTGGCTCCGGGCAAAAGTATGGCATTTTGCTTGGCCCCAACAGCAAGACAAAAGGCTAAAATATAGCCCAGAAGAAAAAAAAGTTTAGATCTTATTCTGGAGGCAAACCTGAACTTTAAATAGGTAAAAAGGCCGATAATATAAAACATCCCGGCCATGGAGGCCATGCGCTGGACAATATAGGTGACCGCCATGGTCTGAATTGGATGAATAGCCCAGACAATAGCTGCGAGCAATGCGGTTTGGTATCTTAAGGTCTTGTCTTCAACACTCATCCTGGGGGTTAACAGCAGAAGATTGATTGAAAAAAACAAAAAAACAGCTGCTGTGATATGGATGATCAGGTTGACCAGGTGATAGCCAAATAAACTGTCTTGGTGAAAATACCAGTTCATGGCAAAGGTAAACATGGCTACAGGACGGTAGATTTCTCTACCCTCATATTTCCCCCCGTCAAAAGAGGCAATAAAGTTATTGGCAAGGGTATCAGGATATAGGTCGGATATGGTAATCCTGGGATTTTTTGTGATGTTGTCGTAATCGTCGAGATGCCATGAGACATCAAAGGTGTTGGCGTAAACCAGGGTAATGATCAAAGCCGTTAAAACCAGTCCGAAGAGAATATTCTTTTTTTCCAAGGTATACGGCATATCGTTCTAATCCAGTTTTTTTTGGTTAAAAATAAAAACGGCCCCTACAATCCCTGCAACTATCCATCCGGATCCGGTTAAAAGACTTTGAACTAAAAGTGAGGAATCAACGGCTTGCTCATAAATCACCAGGGTTCTGTAATTTAAGGCTTCAAGGTTGGGAAAAAGAGTGTACAACCCTGTCAGGATATATTTTAAACTTAACTCCTGTGTATTCTGGGCATAGGCATAAAGGTATTTTGTCCAATGACCTATAAAATAGATGGCGGTCAGAAAAATCCCATGGAGAAAAGGAGAGGTAAAAACGGCAAAAAAAAGGCTGAACCCTGCCATTACAGACCATTCCAAAAAAATGGATATAAGCACAATAAAAAATTTACCTGATATGGGGGTGTGGGTCAGAGACAAGAGCAGGATAAAAATCCCGGATAAAACCAGATAAAGGAGAAGCATGATTATGAATATCCCGAAAAATTTACCCAGGATATAATTTGTCCGGCTCATAGGCCTTGAAATCATCATATAAATAATTTTTCTTTTCACCTCTGCCTGAATGATGTTCAAACCGAAAAATAATGACGAAATCAGCCCGAATATCCCCAATATCCAAAATCCTCCATCCAGAATAACCCGGCTTGTATCTCCAACGGCCATCATCCCAAGAATGGCGCTAAAAAAGTATAGAAGCATTCCGGCAAAAACAAGAACGAAAAAAGCCCTGTTCCGCAGGTTTTCCTTAACGGTGATTTTTGAAAGGGCAAAAATCTGAAAAAAAGTTATTCTCATACAAAAAGCTCCTCAAGACCAGGATAAAGCGGGGTAATTGAAGACAGGGACAAGGATTTTTCCACGGCCAGCTTTAAAATGATATTTTTCTTTTCGGATTCGAGAATTATCCTAAAGCTACCGTCGGGCTGGGCCTTGTATGAATCTGGAATCATTTGGATAATTTTTTCAATATTATCTGACCTGAAAATGATCTCATACATTGTTTTAGTATCAGAGACCTCATTCGCACTGCCCTGCCATTTGATCTGCCCACCCGTAATAAAGGTTAAATGATCAGAGAGCCTTGCCAGATCAGAAAGAATGTGAGAGCTGAACAACAAGGTACCGCCCCTGTTTTTATATGCGATCAAAATTTCCTGGATTCTGGAGCGCCATGAAGGATCCATACCGCTCATGGGCTCATCCAAAAGCAGAATTTCAGGTTTATGGATCAAGGCCTGGGCAAAGCCTGCCCGCTGGGCCTGGCCCTTGGAAAGGGTATGGATCCGTGAATCTCCAAGTTTTACCAGATCAAACAACGCCAGGACCCAATCCATTGCCTCTTTAAGCGTTCTCCCAGACAGTCCTGAAATCCGCCCCAGCAGACTCAGCCATTCTTTGACCGTGAGGTGAGGCGGAAAATACTGATTTTCAGTTAAAAGCCCGATTTTTTTTCTGGAAAAGGCGTTGTTAACAGGTTTTCCATGGATTAGAATCGTTCCGGAATTGGGATTGATGATGCCTGCACACAATTTGATGGTGGTAGTTTTCCCTGCCCCGTTAGGTCCAAGAAATCCCATGGAACACCCTTTGTCTACAGATAAACTCAGGTCTTTAATGATTGGTTTTGCCTTCATTAAAAAACCTGTAGGGACAGCATAATTAAGTTTTATAAGTTCTATGGCCGTGTTTTTCATTGGTTTGATTGTCCGGACATTTTTTTTTGGATTATTTTTTTCTGGTTCTCATCCTTTAGGGAGTTCATAACAAATTGTGCAAAACTTGCCGTAAAAATATCATCTCCGGTTTTTTGGGCAAGGGTTACGGACAAAGGGGCAAAATAGTCAGGAGATCCTCTAATCTCTGAGGCTTTGAAAATTTGCTCAGCCGCCCCCTTGTAATTATTAAACGCCTTCCAGAGAATATATCCCTTCATAAAGTATAATTCCCAGGATGTTTTGTGAAAGGCAAGCCCCTTATTGGTCAATTTCAAGGCCTGGACAGGCATGTCTGCCTCCAATAGCAGGACGATCCCTCCGAAATGATAGGGATATTCCCATCCAGGCGCAAGATCAGTGATTTTATTCAACAGATAGTAGAGATAAAAATAGTCCTGGTCGGT
It encodes:
- a CDS encoding prepilin-type N-terminal cleavage/methylation domain-containing protein; this encodes MKNKNHIKIQAGFTLIELMIALAILSIGMLGIMSMHIGRIPIFPVLKRPVF
- a CDS encoding ABC transporter ATP-binding protein, with the protein product MKAKPIIKDLSLSVDKGCSMGFLGPNGAGKTTTIKLCAGIINPNSGTILIHGKPVNNAFSRKKIGLLTENQYFPPHLTVKEWLSLLGRISGLSGRTLKEAMDWVLALFDLVKLGDSRIHTLSKGQAQRAGFAQALIHKPEILLLDEPMSGMDPSWRSRIQEILIAYKNRGGTLLFSSHILSDLARLSDHLTFITGGQIKWQGSANEVSDTKTMYEIIFRSDNIEKIIQMIPDSYKAQPDGSFRIILESEKKNIILKLAVEKSLSLSSITPLYPGLEELFV
- a CDS encoding GspH/FimT family pseudopilin — encoded protein: MIELVIVLSMIAVLSAIALPNMGGMIKEYQLRSAARGLVAAIQNIKLMAVKENKEIRIAIRQTGGKSQYITFLDANNNADYDVGEELKTIELKTYLTLTSNYADNEFGFNGRGLPSDGLGNGTITLTLAGGNSKKVVINTAGNIRVE
- a CDS encoding prepilin-type N-terminal cleavage/methylation domain-containing protein encodes the protein MDKTKQQKGFNNKGFTLIELLVTMALVGIVAAGLISSFLGQQEAHMGQEQVVAMQQNIRSGIYIMTREIRMAGYDPYNGDSNAGIINAGNGSNQANALTFSYVTDDDGKDNAEDTDGDGVLNGTDGVVGEKGELSTISFYLYDAYADNDLDLGMKIGTANVAAIAENIDDTNFTISYLDSSGNATTVINNIAAVQLNITAKVGTGEVDRTVQNSTRNVTTIIQCRNLNL
- a CDS encoding ABC transporter permease codes for the protein MRITFFQIFALSKITVKENLRNRAFFVLVFAGMLLYFFSAILGMMAVGDTSRVILDGGFWILGIFGLISSLFFGLNIIQAEVKRKIIYMMISRPMSRTNYILGKFFGIFIIMLLLYLVLSGIFILLLSLTHTPISGKFFIVLISIFLEWSVMAGFSLFFAVFTSPFLHGIFLTAIYFIGHWTKYLYAYAQNTQELSLKYILTGLYTLFPNLEALNYRTLVIYEQAVDSSLLVQSLLTGSGWIVAGIVGAVFIFNQKKLD